One Sanguibacter keddieii DSM 10542 genomic window carries:
- a CDS encoding acetyl-CoA C-acetyltransferase, with protein sequence MPRRTPAAPGEDHSSTAQAEARRALRDAVIVGGNRIPFARAGGTYADAGNKDMLTAALDGLVARFGLQGERLGEVVAGSVLKHSRDFNLTRECVLGSALSPTTPAYDLQQACATGLEAVVSVSNKIRLGQIESGVAGGTDTISDAPIAVSEGLRHAILKASQAKTLSARLKAFAAVRPGDLAPAAPRTDEPRTGLSMGEHQALTTARWGISREDQDAVALASHQNLAAAYEAGFFDDLVTPFRGLARDQNLRADTSAEKLGSLKPAFGTSLPTPATMTAGNSTPLTDGASVVLLASRDWADEHDLPVLARVVDAETAAVDYVHGHDGLLMAPAHAVPRLLARAGLSLDDLDFVEIHEAFASTVLTTLAAWEDDEYCRTELGLDGALGSVDRSRLNVVGSSLAAGHPFAATGGRIVATAAKLVAARAAETGQVSRALVSVCAAGGLGVAALIESVPGDTTTTDATADGGRR encoded by the coding sequence GTGCCCCGAAGGACCCCTGCAGCACCCGGTGAGGACCACAGCTCGACAGCCCAGGCCGAGGCGCGACGAGCGCTCCGGGACGCGGTGATCGTCGGCGGGAACCGCATCCCCTTCGCCCGCGCGGGCGGCACCTACGCCGACGCCGGCAACAAGGACATGCTGACCGCCGCCCTCGACGGGCTGGTCGCCCGGTTCGGGCTGCAGGGCGAGCGCCTCGGCGAGGTCGTGGCGGGCTCGGTCCTCAAGCACTCCCGCGACTTCAACCTCACCCGCGAGTGCGTCCTCGGGTCCGCGCTCTCCCCCACCACGCCGGCCTACGACCTCCAGCAGGCCTGCGCGACGGGTCTCGAGGCCGTGGTCTCGGTGAGCAACAAGATCCGGCTCGGGCAGATCGAGTCCGGCGTCGCCGGTGGTACCGACACCATCTCGGACGCCCCGATCGCGGTGAGCGAGGGGCTGCGGCACGCGATCCTCAAGGCCTCGCAGGCCAAGACGCTCAGTGCCCGCCTCAAGGCCTTCGCCGCCGTGCGCCCGGGCGACCTCGCACCCGCAGCCCCGCGGACCGACGAGCCGCGCACCGGGCTGTCGATGGGCGAGCACCAGGCGCTCACCACCGCGCGCTGGGGCATCAGCCGCGAGGACCAGGACGCCGTCGCCCTCGCGAGCCATCAGAACCTCGCCGCCGCCTACGAGGCCGGGTTCTTCGACGACCTCGTCACGCCGTTCCGCGGGCTGGCCCGCGACCAGAACCTGCGCGCGGACACCTCCGCCGAGAAGCTCGGCTCGCTCAAGCCCGCCTTCGGCACCTCGCTGCCGACACCGGCCACCATGACCGCCGGGAACTCGACGCCGCTCACCGACGGCGCCTCCGTGGTGCTCCTCGCGTCACGCGACTGGGCCGACGAGCACGACCTGCCAGTGCTGGCGCGGGTCGTCGACGCCGAGACCGCCGCGGTGGACTACGTGCACGGCCACGACGGGCTGCTCATGGCACCCGCCCACGCGGTGCCGCGTCTGCTCGCCCGCGCCGGGCTCTCCCTCGACGACCTCGACTTCGTGGAGATCCACGAGGCCTTCGCGTCGACGGTGCTCACGACGCTCGCGGCGTGGGAGGACGACGAGTACTGCCGCACCGAGCTCGGCCTCGACGGCGCCCTCGGGTCGGTCGACCGCAGCCGCCTCAACGTCGTCGGCTCCTCCCTCGCGGCCGGTCACCCCTTCGCCGCGACGGGCGGGCGCATCGTCGCCACGGCCGCCAAGCTCGTGGCAGCCCGCGCTGCCGAGACCGGCCAGGTGTCACGCGCGCTCGTCTCCGTCTGCGCCGCAGGAGGCCTCGGCGTCGCCGCCCTCATCGAGTCCGTCCCCGGGGACACCACCACGACCGACGCGACTGCGGACGGAGGACGGCGATGA
- a CDS encoding 3-oxoacyl-ACP reductase, with translation MSDGYISLVNGGLGAKVAKTLGLPRPSVLRRFTEGAPLTAGPVLVLGATTGTGEDSDILAQLLMSTGFAAADLEVHRTVVGTEHVPWGAVVLVLTEVTHPDDLSAPALDLASTLRSLAPGGRVVTVSRTATADDAPAVAAARQGVEGLLRSVAKELRGGATANGVVLTDDVDLAAPSVGAALRFLLSAKSAYVDGQTLTVGSAAGSAVDWSSPLDGRVAVVTGAARGIGAAIAETLARDGARVVVVDVPAAGESLAAVANRIKGTALQLDITAPDAGERIIEHAVSRHGSIDIVVHNAGITRDKLLANMTPEKWDAVLAVNLAAQLRIDDALMRSEHFTDAPRIVSLASTSGIAGNRGQTNYATSKAGVIGMVRSTGRLMAKVDGTANAVAPGFIETEMTARMPFATREVARRLSSVQQGGLPIDVAEAVAFLAGPAAGGINGTTLRVCGQNMVGA, from the coding sequence ATGAGCGACGGCTACATCTCCCTGGTCAACGGTGGTCTCGGCGCGAAGGTCGCCAAGACCCTCGGGCTGCCCCGCCCGTCGGTGCTGCGCCGCTTCACCGAGGGCGCCCCGCTCACCGCGGGTCCCGTGCTCGTGCTGGGCGCCACCACCGGCACGGGCGAGGACTCCGACATCCTCGCCCAGCTGCTCATGTCGACCGGCTTCGCCGCAGCCGACCTCGAGGTGCACCGCACGGTCGTGGGGACCGAGCACGTCCCGTGGGGTGCGGTCGTGCTCGTGCTCACCGAGGTGACGCACCCGGACGACCTCTCGGCCCCGGCGCTCGACCTCGCCTCGACGCTGCGCTCCCTCGCCCCGGGAGGGCGCGTGGTCACCGTGTCCCGCACGGCGACCGCCGACGACGCACCTGCCGTCGCCGCAGCACGCCAGGGCGTCGAGGGCCTCCTGCGCTCGGTCGCCAAGGAGCTCCGCGGCGGCGCGACGGCCAACGGCGTCGTGCTGACCGACGACGTCGACCTCGCCGCCCCGTCGGTGGGAGCGGCGCTGCGGTTCCTGCTCTCGGCGAAGTCCGCCTACGTCGACGGCCAGACCCTCACCGTCGGCTCGGCAGCCGGGTCGGCCGTCGACTGGTCCAGCCCGCTCGACGGCCGCGTCGCCGTCGTGACCGGTGCCGCGCGAGGCATCGGCGCAGCGATCGCCGAGACGCTGGCGCGCGACGGGGCCCGCGTGGTCGTGGTCGACGTCCCGGCGGCCGGCGAGTCCCTCGCTGCCGTCGCCAACCGCATCAAGGGCACCGCCCTCCAGCTCGACATCACCGCCCCCGACGCCGGCGAGCGGATCATCGAGCACGCCGTGTCCCGGCACGGGAGCATCGACATCGTGGTGCACAACGCGGGGATCACCCGCGACAAGCTCCTGGCCAACATGACGCCCGAGAAGTGGGACGCCGTCCTCGCCGTGAACCTCGCGGCCCAGCTGCGGATCGACGACGCGCTCATGCGGTCCGAGCACTTCACCGACGCGCCGCGCATCGTGTCGTTGGCCTCGACGAGCGGCATCGCGGGCAATCGTGGTCAGACGAACTACGCGACCTCCAAGGCCGGGGTCATCGGCATGGTCCGGTCGACCGGCCGGCTCATGGCGAAGGTCGACGGGACGGCGAACGCCGTCGCCCCCGGGTTCATCGAGACCGAGATGACGGCCCGCATGCCCTTCGCGACCCGCGAGGTCGCCCGCCGCCTCAGCTCGGTGCAGCAGGGCGGCCTGCCGATCGACGTCGCCGAGGCGGTCGCCTTCCTCGCCGGGCCTGCCGCCGGCGGGATCAACGGCACGACGCTGCGCGTCTGCGGGCAGAACATGGTCGGCGCATGA
- a CDS encoding MaoC/PaaZ C-terminal domain-containing protein: protein MTGSLRTVKTLASVPELRGLYARALLPRRTPDPATATLPSVTYRVADVVAEPEHLVAYQRLLGEPVDGTLPAGFVHVLAFPVATALMVRDDFPLRVAGMVHLANAVTVHRAVGVAEQLLVEAHAENLRPHRTGTQVDLVTEVSARYGAGDSTEVVWRGVSTYLAKGVHAGGAPRADDPTVRAASDGSASTASTSAGDRPTFTPPTPTARWSLDAGAGRRYAAVSGDHNPIHLSALTAKAFGFRRAIAHGMYTASRALAQVGPTRGEAFDWTVDFASPVLLPGTVDLAFTPRGDVRGAEAAAPGGSGLSGASDHGAGFDYVGWDARRSRLHLSGSVVPRG, encoded by the coding sequence ATGACGGGCTCCCTGCGGACGGTCAAGACCCTCGCCTCTGTCCCCGAGCTGCGCGGCCTCTACGCGAGGGCGCTGCTGCCGCGCCGCACACCCGACCCGGCGACGGCCACCCTGCCGTCGGTCACCTACCGGGTGGCCGACGTGGTGGCCGAGCCCGAGCACCTCGTCGCGTACCAGCGGCTCCTCGGCGAGCCGGTGGACGGCACGCTCCCGGCCGGGTTCGTGCACGTCCTCGCCTTCCCGGTCGCGACGGCCCTCATGGTGCGCGACGACTTCCCGCTGCGCGTCGCCGGGATGGTGCACCTGGCGAATGCCGTCACCGTGCACCGCGCCGTGGGCGTCGCCGAGCAGCTGCTCGTCGAGGCCCACGCCGAGAACCTCCGCCCGCACCGCACGGGCACGCAGGTCGACCTCGTCACCGAGGTCTCCGCGCGCTACGGCGCAGGCGACAGCACCGAGGTCGTGTGGCGCGGGGTGTCGACGTACCTCGCCAAGGGCGTCCACGCCGGTGGTGCGCCGCGCGCCGACGACCCGACGGTGCGCGCCGCGTCGGACGGCAGTGCGTCGACAGCCTCCACGTCAGCCGGCGACCGCCCGACCTTCACGCCGCCGACCCCGACCGCCCGGTGGTCCCTCGACGCCGGGGCCGGCCGTCGCTACGCCGCGGTGTCGGGCGACCACAACCCGATCCACCTGTCCGCGCTGACCGCGAAGGCTTTCGGGTTCCGGCGGGCGATCGCCCACGGCATGTACACGGCCAGCCGCGCCCTCGCCCAGGTGGGGCCCACCCGCGGCGAGGCCTTCGACTGGACGGTCGACTTCGCGTCGCCCGTGCTGCTCCCGGGGACGGTCGACCTCGCGTTCACGCCGCGCGGGGACGTCCGAGGTGCTGAGGCTGCTGCCCCGGGCGGGTCGGGCCTCTCGGGTGCCTCGGACCACGGCGCTGGCTTCGACTACGTCGGCTGGGATGCTCGCCGGTCCCGTCTGCACCTCTCCGGCTCAGTGGTCCCGCGGGGCTGA
- a CDS encoding FAD-dependent oxidoreductase: MYDVVVIGAGQAGLSAAYHLRRSGLEPGEHMVVLDSSDGPGGAWRERWDSLTLGAAHGIHDLPGLPIGAPDPTEPASVAVSRYYGTYEETFGLDVVRPVRVRDVRPLEGPDGPVDVDDRGVDRGSPLVVSSDAGSWTTRTVVSATGTWTRPYWPAYPGRETFLGRQLHTHDFVSAEELRGQHVVVVGGGASAVQFLLQLAKVTTTTWATRRPPVFDDRAFDQEWGRDVERRVVERTSAGLTTLSVVGATGLPLTPVYQQGIDDGVLVSRGMFTEITPTGVVFPDGEVRADVILWATGFRPAVDHLAQLRLREPGGGIATDGVHVDRDPRVLLAGYGSGASTIGATRAGRAAALAAVARRAA; the protein is encoded by the coding sequence GTGTACGACGTCGTGGTCATCGGGGCAGGGCAGGCCGGGCTGTCGGCCGCCTACCACCTGCGCCGGAGCGGGCTCGAGCCTGGCGAGCACATGGTCGTGCTGGACTCGAGCGACGGGCCCGGCGGCGCCTGGCGCGAACGCTGGGACTCCCTCACCCTCGGCGCCGCCCACGGCATCCACGACCTGCCCGGCCTGCCGATCGGTGCCCCCGACCCGACCGAGCCCGCGTCGGTCGCGGTCAGCCGCTACTACGGCACCTACGAGGAGACCTTCGGGCTCGACGTCGTCCGACCGGTCCGCGTGCGCGACGTCCGCCCGCTCGAGGGGCCCGACGGGCCCGTGGACGTCGACGACCGCGGTGTCGACCGAGGCTCACCGCTCGTCGTCAGCTCCGACGCAGGCTCGTGGACCACCCGCACGGTCGTCAGCGCCACCGGCACCTGGACGCGGCCCTACTGGCCCGCGTACCCCGGGCGCGAGACCTTCCTCGGGCGGCAGCTCCACACCCACGACTTCGTCTCCGCCGAGGAGCTCCGCGGCCAGCACGTGGTCGTCGTCGGCGGTGGGGCCTCGGCCGTCCAGTTCCTGCTGCAGCTCGCCAAGGTCACCACGACCACCTGGGCCACCCGGCGGCCGCCCGTCTTCGACGACCGAGCCTTCGACCAGGAGTGGGGGCGCGACGTCGAGCGCCGCGTGGTCGAGCGGACCTCCGCCGGCCTGACCACCCTGAGCGTCGTCGGTGCCACCGGCCTTCCGCTCACGCCCGTCTACCAGCAGGGCATCGACGACGGCGTGCTCGTCTCCCGCGGGATGTTCACCGAGATCACGCCCACCGGGGTCGTGTTCCCCGACGGAGAGGTCCGCGCCGACGTCATCCTCTGGGCCACCGGCTTCCGGCCCGCCGTCGACCACCTCGCGCAGTTGCGCCTGCGCGAGCCCGGCGGTGGCATCGCGACGGACGGCGTCCACGTCGACCGCGACCCCCGCGTGCTCCTCGCCGGCTACGGCTCAGGTGCGTCGACCATCGGCGCCACCCGCGCGGGGAGGGCCGCGGCGCTCGCGGCCGTGGCGCGCCGCGCAGCCTGA
- a CDS encoding pentapeptide repeat-containing protein has protein sequence MPTSETTGHDSAPSSTSTGSASAFAPEAYVEVLTFDGTDLSGIDAVDSRIIECSFTGTDLSGAELASSRVSDCTFDAVNASTLDVSSGDWQDVTVRASRLGGVQAYGSQWSRVTFEGTKIDYLNLREARLTDVTFTDCVIGELDLASVRGTRMSFVGTRIAQLTLSRATLTRADLRGADLGQITGITGLKGTTVSTDQFLDLAPLLAAHLGISIQP, from the coding sequence ATGCCCACCTCGGAGACCACCGGACACGACAGCGCCCCGAGCAGCACCTCGACAGGATCCGCATCAGCCTTCGCCCCCGAGGCCTACGTCGAGGTCCTCACCTTCGACGGGACGGACCTCAGCGGGATCGACGCGGTCGACTCCCGGATCATCGAGTGCTCCTTCACCGGCACAGACCTCTCCGGCGCCGAGCTCGCCTCGTCCCGTGTGAGCGACTGCACCTTCGACGCGGTCAACGCCTCGACGCTCGACGTCTCCTCAGGCGACTGGCAGGACGTGACGGTCCGCGCGAGCCGGCTCGGCGGGGTCCAGGCCTACGGCTCGCAGTGGTCCCGGGTGACCTTCGAGGGCACCAAGATCGACTACCTCAACCTGCGCGAGGCCCGGCTGACGGACGTGACCTTCACCGACTGCGTCATCGGCGAGCTCGACCTGGCGTCCGTCCGCGGCACCCGGATGAGCTTTGTCGGGACGCGCATCGCCCAGCTCACGCTGTCCCGGGCCACCTTGACCCGCGCGGACCTGCGCGGCGCCGACCTCGGCCAGATCACCGGGATCACCGGCCTCAAGGGCACCACGGTGAGCACCGACCAGTTCCTCGACCTCGCGCCGCTGCTCGCCGCCCACCTGGGCATCTCGATCCAGCCCTGA
- a CDS encoding aminotransferase class V-fold PLP-dependent enzyme has protein sequence MSATPESQSCLPVVGSDTLVPLVDGRTVTYANLDCAASAPALQAVADRVTQVLPLYASVHRGAGYLSQVSTALYEASRQTIGAFVGARGDDVTVVTRNTTDSLNLLAGCIPADADGTPGRVLVLDVEHHANLLPWQRSAGGATVLHGAATVAETLEAIRDELARAPYALLALTGASNVTGELLPVAEVVAIAHAAGTRVALDGAQLVPHRRFSLEATDVDYISFSGHKTYAPFGSGALVGRRDWLDAGTPYLAGGGAVRQVDIDEVVWTNAPARHEAGSPNVVGAVALAAACDALAALPAGTLEAHEAFLRERLVTGLESIPGVQVVRAWADAADPVGVVTFSVVGHDPGLVAAYLSAEHGIGVRDGRFCAHPLLARLGYASGAVRASVGVGTTQEEVDRLVSALESYVTDGPTARYEIVDACWTVADDPRPLPEGSGLSGLIATAAAGFIAAAEGCGPAPEAGARSGAQGVARPVGALVDA, from the coding sequence ATGTCTGCCACCCCTGAGTCCCAGTCCTGCCTGCCGGTCGTCGGCTCGGACACCCTCGTCCCGCTCGTCGACGGCCGCACGGTCACCTACGCCAATCTCGACTGCGCAGCGAGCGCCCCCGCGCTCCAGGCCGTCGCCGACCGCGTGACCCAGGTGCTGCCGCTCTACGCGTCCGTGCACCGCGGCGCCGGGTACCTCTCGCAGGTGTCGACGGCCCTCTACGAGGCCTCGCGCCAGACGATCGGCGCCTTCGTCGGGGCGCGCGGCGACGACGTCACCGTCGTCACCCGCAACACCACGGACTCCCTCAACCTGCTCGCCGGCTGCATCCCGGCCGACGCCGACGGCACCCCGGGCCGGGTGCTCGTCCTCGACGTCGAGCACCACGCCAACCTGCTGCCCTGGCAGCGGTCGGCCGGCGGCGCGACCGTGCTGCACGGCGCCGCAACCGTCGCCGAGACGCTCGAGGCGATCCGTGACGAGCTGGCCCGCGCCCCCTACGCGCTGCTCGCCCTCACCGGGGCGTCGAACGTCACCGGTGAGCTGCTGCCCGTCGCCGAGGTCGTCGCGATCGCCCACGCCGCCGGGACGCGGGTCGCACTCGACGGTGCCCAGCTGGTCCCGCACCGCCGGTTCTCGCTCGAGGCCACGGACGTCGACTACATCTCGTTCTCGGGGCACAAGACCTACGCGCCCTTCGGGTCCGGCGCGCTCGTGGGCCGTCGCGACTGGCTCGACGCCGGTACCCCGTACCTCGCCGGAGGCGGCGCCGTCCGTCAGGTCGACATCGACGAGGTCGTCTGGACGAACGCCCCGGCCCGCCACGAGGCCGGCTCGCCCAACGTGGTCGGCGCGGTCGCACTGGCCGCTGCCTGCGACGCCCTCGCGGCGCTGCCCGCCGGCACGCTCGAGGCGCACGAGGCGTTCCTGCGCGAGCGGCTGGTGACCGGGCTCGAGTCGATCCCCGGCGTCCAGGTGGTGCGCGCCTGGGCCGACGCCGCAGACCCGGTCGGCGTGGTGACCTTCTCGGTCGTCGGGCACGACCCGGGCCTCGTGGCCGCGTACCTGTCGGCCGAGCACGGCATCGGCGTGCGCGACGGTCGCTTCTGCGCCCACCCGCTCCTTGCCCGCCTCGGCTACGCCTCGGGGGCGGTGCGCGCGAGCGTCGGCGTCGGGACCACGCAGGAAGAGGTCGACCGCCTGGTCTCCGCCCTCGAGAGCTACGTCACCGACGGCCCGACGGCCCGTTACGAGATCGTCGACGCCTGCTGGACCGTGGCCGACGACCCCCGTCCGCTGCCCGAGGGCAGCGGGCTCTCGGGCCTCATCGCGACCGCTGCGGCCGGCTTCATCGCCGCCGCCGAGGGCTGTGGCCCCGCGCCCGAGGCCGGTGCACGGTCCGGTGCCCAGGGTGTCGCCCGCCCGGTGGGTGCGCTGGTCGACGCCTGA
- a CDS encoding rhodanese-like domain-containing protein, with protein sequence MSYAGDLTPQQAWDLLESTPDAVLVDVRTVGEWQQVGVPDIADLDGDREVVFAEWATAFGPNPTFVEQLTEAGLAPGDGRPVIFLCRSGNRSIGAAVDATAAGLGPSYNVLEGFEGDTDLYGQRTVNGWRLRGLPSTTYTAGE encoded by the coding sequence ATGAGCTACGCAGGCGACCTGACCCCCCAGCAGGCGTGGGACCTGCTCGAGTCCACCCCCGACGCCGTCCTCGTGGACGTGCGCACCGTGGGCGAGTGGCAGCAGGTCGGTGTCCCCGACATCGCCGACCTCGACGGCGACCGCGAGGTCGTGTTCGCCGAGTGGGCCACGGCCTTCGGCCCCAACCCGACCTTCGTCGAGCAGCTCACCGAGGCGGGTCTCGCCCCCGGCGACGGCCGCCCGGTGATCTTCCTGTGCCGCTCGGGCAACCGGTCGATCGGCGCAGCCGTCGACGCCACGGCCGCGGGCCTCGGGCCGTCGTACAACGTGCTCGAGGGCTTCGAGGGCGACACCGACCTCTACGGCCAGCGCACCGTGAACGGCTGGCGCCTGCGGGGCCTGCCGAGCACCACCTACACCGCCGGGGAGTGA
- a CDS encoding O-succinylhomoserine sulfhydrylase: protein MSTAPDASTSAPADDGSPAVRSLRPATVSVRGGQVRSEFQETSEPIYLTQGYVYDRAADAEAAFKGETDRFIYSRYGNPTVHMFEERLRLLDGAEACYATATGMSAVFTSLAALVRSGSRIVSARALFGSTVVIFDEIFADWGVTVDYVDGHETDQWEAALATQADVVFFETPSNPMQDIVDVERVCELAHAAGAVVVLDNVFATPILQKPFELGADVVVYSATKHIDGQGRVLGGAILGSTEYIEGPVQKFIRNTGPSLSAFNAWVLLKGLETLPIRVAAQTAAALKVAEHLETLPGITRVRYPFLPSHPQHALALKQQTGGGTVVTFDLAVPEGTDPEAAKKRTFAFLDALEVIDISNNLGDAKSLITHPATTTHRRLGPEGRAAVGIAETTVRLSVGLEDVQDLIDDVEIALQA, encoded by the coding sequence ATGTCGACCGCCCCCGACGCCTCGACCTCCGCCCCTGCCGATGACGGCTCCCCCGCCGTCCGCTCCCTGCGTCCTGCGACGGTCTCCGTCCGCGGCGGCCAGGTGCGCTCGGAGTTCCAGGAGACCTCCGAGCCGATCTACCTCACGCAGGGCTACGTCTACGACCGTGCCGCCGACGCCGAGGCCGCCTTCAAGGGCGAGACCGACCGGTTCATCTACTCCCGGTACGGCAACCCGACGGTCCACATGTTCGAGGAGCGCCTGCGGCTCCTCGACGGTGCCGAGGCCTGCTACGCGACGGCGACCGGCATGTCCGCCGTCTTCACCTCGCTCGCCGCGCTCGTCCGGTCCGGCTCTCGCATCGTCTCGGCCCGCGCACTCTTCGGGTCGACCGTCGTCATCTTCGACGAGATCTTCGCGGACTGGGGTGTGACGGTCGACTACGTGGACGGCCACGAGACCGACCAGTGGGAGGCGGCGCTGGCCACCCAGGCCGACGTCGTGTTCTTCGAGACGCCGTCCAACCCCATGCAGGACATCGTCGACGTCGAGCGGGTCTGCGAGCTCGCGCACGCGGCCGGCGCCGTCGTGGTGCTGGACAACGTGTTCGCGACACCCATCCTCCAGAAGCCCTTCGAGCTCGGCGCGGACGTCGTCGTCTACTCGGCGACCAAGCACATCGACGGGCAGGGCCGGGTGCTCGGCGGCGCGATCCTCGGCTCGACCGAGTACATCGAGGGGCCGGTGCAGAAGTTCATCAGGAACACCGGGCCCTCGCTCAGCGCCTTCAACGCCTGGGTGCTGCTCAAGGGTCTCGAGACCCTGCCGATCCGCGTCGCCGCGCAGACGGCCGCCGCCCTGAAGGTCGCCGAGCACCTCGAGACGCTGCCGGGGATCACCCGGGTGCGCTACCCGTTCCTGCCCTCGCACCCGCAGCACGCGCTCGCCCTCAAGCAGCAGACGGGCGGCGGGACCGTGGTGACCTTCGACCTCGCCGTGCCCGAGGGCACCGACCCGGAGGCCGCCAAGAAGCGCACCTTCGCGTTCCTCGACGCCCTCGAGGTCATCGACATCTCGAACAACCTCGGCGACGCCAAGTCGCTCATCACACACCCGGCGACCACCACCCACCGACGTCTCGGCCCCGAGGGGCGCGCCGCGGTGGGCATCGCGGAGACGACGGTGCGCCTGAGCGTCGGCCTCGAGGACGTGCAGGACCTCATCGACGACGTGGAGATCGCGCTGCAGGCCTGA
- a CDS encoding DUF1345 domain-containing protein has translation MTEQPAPQSAARRAASSTTPMTRLLVGLLVGAAGTAATAVLGELLVAPLVGWAAAALAFTAWTWWDVWTMDPSETAAHATREEPTRRVAHLVVLAAALASLVGVGVLLLASPEDHRSQVVAAVVAVVSVVVSWLAVHTLFGLHYAQAYFSEPAGGIDFNQDDPPRYSDFLYVAFTIGMSFAISDTDVRTSELRAAVLRHALLSYLFGSVIIASVVNLVAGL, from the coding sequence GTGACCGAGCAGCCCGCACCGCAGTCCGCCGCGCGCCGCGCCGCGTCGAGCACCACCCCGATGACCCGCCTGCTGGTGGGCCTGCTGGTCGGAGCGGCGGGCACCGCGGCCACGGCGGTCCTCGGCGAGCTGCTGGTCGCGCCCCTCGTCGGCTGGGCAGCCGCCGCGCTGGCCTTCACCGCGTGGACCTGGTGGGACGTGTGGACGATGGACCCGTCCGAGACGGCGGCGCACGCCACCCGCGAGGAGCCGACCCGTCGGGTGGCGCACCTCGTCGTGCTCGCGGCGGCGCTCGCGAGCCTCGTCGGGGTCGGCGTCCTGCTGCTCGCCTCTCCGGAGGACCACCGGTCGCAGGTGGTCGCGGCCGTGGTCGCCGTCGTGAGCGTGGTGGTGTCGTGGCTGGCCGTGCACACGCTCTTCGGGCTGCACTACGCGCAGGCGTACTTCTCCGAGCCGGCCGGGGGCATCGACTTCAACCAGGACGACCCGCCCCGCTACTCGGACTTCTTGTACGTGGCCTTCACGATCGGCATGAGCTTCGCGATCTCGGACACGGACGTCAGGACGTCGGAGCTGCGCGCCGCGGTGCTGCGCCACGCGCTGCTGTCGTACCTCTTCGGCTCGGTGATCATCGCGTCGGTGGTCAACCTCGTCGCAGGCCTCTGA
- the purQ gene encoding phosphoribosylformylglycinamidine synthase subunit PurQ produces the protein MSDVLTGARIGVITFPGTLDDRDAARAVRIAGATAVPLWHADADLHGVDAVVLPGGFSYGDYLRAGAISRFAPVMDVLVDAAKGGLPVLGICNGFQILTESHLLPGSMIKNDSLSFLCREQRLTVENADTAWTRGFRAGQEITIPLKNQDGQFVADEHTLDELEGEGRVVFRYAGENPNGSRRGIAGITNAAGNVVGLMPHPEHAVEVGFGTAAEAGPRAGTDGLTFFTSVLGTLVTA, from the coding sequence ATGAGCGACGTCCTCACCGGCGCGCGGATAGGAGTCATCACCTTCCCCGGCACGCTCGACGACCGCGACGCCGCCCGCGCCGTCCGCATCGCTGGCGCCACCGCCGTGCCGCTGTGGCACGCCGACGCCGACCTGCACGGCGTCGACGCCGTGGTCCTGCCGGGCGGGTTCTCCTACGGCGACTACCTCCGCGCCGGTGCGATCTCGCGCTTCGCCCCGGTCATGGACGTCCTCGTGGACGCCGCGAAGGGCGGCCTGCCCGTCCTGGGCATCTGCAACGGCTTCCAGATCCTCACCGAGTCGCACCTGCTGCCCGGCTCGATGATCAAGAACGACTCGCTGTCCTTCCTGTGCCGCGAGCAGCGCCTCACGGTCGAGAACGCGGACACCGCCTGGACCCGCGGCTTCCGTGCCGGCCAGGAGATCACCATCCCGCTGAAGAACCAGGACGGCCAGTTCGTCGCCGACGAGCACACCCTCGACGAGCTCGAGGGCGAGGGGCGCGTCGTGTTCCGCTACGCGGGCGAGAACCCCAACGGCTCGCGCCGCGGCATCGCCGGCATCACCAACGCGGCGGGCAACGTCGTCGGTCTCATGCCGCACCCCGAGCACGCCGTCGAGGTGGGCTTCGGGACGGCCGCCGAAGCCGGCCCCCGTGCCGGCACCGACGGTCTGACCTTCTTCACCTCGGTCCTCGGGACGCTCGTCACCGCCTGA
- the purS gene encoding phosphoribosylformylglycinamidine synthase subunit PurS: protein MGRVVVDVMPKPEILDPQGKAVAGALPRLGFTGFTSVRQGKRFELEVDGPVTDEVLAAAREAAATVLSNPVIEDVVAVIDAASLEAVPGAQA from the coding sequence GTGGGACGCGTAGTCGTCGACGTCATGCCCAAGCCCGAGATCCTCGACCCGCAGGGGAAGGCCGTCGCCGGCGCCCTGCCGCGGCTCGGCTTCACCGGCTTCACGAGCGTCCGCCAGGGCAAGCGCTTCGAGCTCGAGGTCGACGGGCCGGTGACCGACGAGGTCCTCGCCGCCGCCCGCGAGGCCGCCGCGACCGTGCTGTCCAACCCCGTCATCGAGGACGTCGTTGCCGTGATCGACGCCGCGAGCCTCGAGGCCGTCCCGGGCGCCCAGGCATGA